The Rhinopithecus roxellana isolate Shanxi Qingling chromosome 14, ASM756505v1, whole genome shotgun sequence genome includes a window with the following:
- the SLC4A3 gene encoding anion exchange protein 3 isoform X5 — translation MRKRKKRRKRKENLRQNLWSPHPQGPHRRQSSPSPRARASRLAGEKSRPWSPSASYDLRERLCPGSALGNPGGPEQQVPTDEAEAQMLGSADLDDMKSHRLEDNPGVRRHLVKKPSRTQGGRGSPSGLAPILRRKKKKKKLDRRPHEVFVELNELMLDRSQEPHWRETARWIKFEEDVEEETERWGKPHVASLSFRSLLELRRTIAHGAALLDLEQTTLPGIAHLVVETMIVSDQIRPEDRASVLRTLLLKHSHPNDDKDSGFFPRNPSSSSMNSVLGNHHPTPSHGPDGAVPTMADDLGEPAPLWPHDPDAKEKPLHMPGGDGHRGKSLKLLEKIPEDAEATVVLVGCVPFLEQPAAAFVRLNEAVLLESVLEVPVPVRFLFVMLGPSHTSTDYHELGRSIATLMSDKLFHEAAYQADDRQDLLSAISEFLDGSIVIPPSEVEGRDLLRSVAAFQRELLRKRREREQTKVEMTTRGGYTAPGKELSLELGGSETTPEDDPLLRTGSVFGGLVRDVRRRYPHYPSDLRDALHSQCVAAVLFIYFAALSPAITFGGLLGEKTEGLMGVSELIVSTAVLGVLFSLLGAQPLLVVGFSGPLLVFEEAFFKFCRAQDLEYLTGRVWVGLWLVVFVLALVAAEGSFLVRYISPFTQEIFAFLISLIFIYETFYKLYKVFTEHPLLPFYPPEGALEGSLDAGLEPNGSALPPTEGPPSPRNQPNTALLSLILMLGTFFIAFFLRKFRNSRFLGGKARRIIGDFGIPISILVMVLVDYSITDTYTQKLTVPTGLSVTSPDKRSWFIPPLGSARPFPPWMMVAAAVPALLVLILIFMETQITALIVSQKARRLLKGSGFHLDLLLIGSLGGLCGLFGLPWLTAATVRSVTHVNALTVMRTAIAPGDKPQIQEVREQRVTGVLIASLVGLSIVMGAVLRRIPLAVLFGIFLYMGVTSLSGIQLSQRLLLILMPAKHHPEQPYVTKVKTWRMHLFTCIQLGCIALLWVVKSTAASLAFPFLLLLTVPLRHCLLPRLFQDRELQALDSEDAEPNFDEDGQDEYNELHMPV, via the exons atgaggaagaggaagaagaggaggaagaggaaggagaatctgAGGCAGAACCTGTGGAGCCCCCACCCTCAGGGACCCCACAGAAGGCAAAG CTCCCCCAGCCCCCGGGCCCGGGCCTCCCGACTCGCTGGGGAGAAAAGCCGGCCCTGGAGCCCATCGGCCAGTTATGACCTGCGAGAGCGACTGTGCCCAGGCAGTGCCCTGGGCAACCCAGGTGGTCCAGAGCAGCAGGTGCCCACAGATGAGGCGGAGGCCCAGATGCTGGGTTCTGCAGACCTGGACGACATGAAGA GTCACCGACTGGAGGACAACCCTGGTGTGCGGCGACACTTAGTGAAAAAGCCATCCCGGACACAGGGCGGGAGGGGCAGTCCCAGTGGCCTGGCCCCCATCCTTcgcaggaagaagaagaagaaaaagctggACCGGAGGCCTCATGAG GTGTTCGTGGAGCTGAATGAGCTGATGCTGGACCGCAGCCAGGAGCCCCACTGGCGGGAGACAGCCCGCTGGATCAAGTTTGAGGAGGATGTGGAGGAGGAGACAGAGCGCTGGGGGAAGCCCCACGTTGCCTCGCTCTCCTTCCGTAGCCTTCTGGAGCTCAGGAGGACCATCGCCCATG GAGCTGCCCTCCTGGACCTGGAGCAAACCACCCTGCCAGGCATTGCACACCTCGTGGTGGAGACCATGATTGTGTCTGACCAGATCCGGCCGGAGGACAGGGCCAGCGTCCTACGTACCCTGCTACTGAAACACAG CCATCCCAACGATGACAAGGACAGTGGCTTCTTTCCCCGAAACCCATCGAGCTCCAGCATGAACTCGGTTCTGGGGAATCATCACCCAACCCCCAGCCATGGCCCTGATGGGGCGGTGCCTACCATGGCTGATGACCTGGGGGAGCCAGCTCCACTCTGGCCACATGACCCTGACGCCAAGGAG AAGCCCCTCCACATGCCTGGGGGAGACGGTCACCGGGGGAAAAGCCTGAAGCTGCTGGAGAAGATCCCTGAGGATGCTGAGGCCACTGTCGTGCTTGTGG GTTGTGTGCCTTTCTTGGAGCAGCCTGCAGCAGCCTTTGTGCGGCTGAATGAGGCTGTACTCCTGGAGTCTGTGCTTGAGGTCCCTGTCCCGGTCCGCTTCCTCTTCGTGATGCTGGGGCCCAGCCACACCAGCACTGACTATCACGAGCTTGGGCGCTCCATTGCCACCCTTATGTCTGACAAG CTGTTTCATGAGGCTGCCTACCAGGCAGACGACCGGCAAGACCTCCTGAGCGCCATCAGCGAGTTCCTGGATGGCAGCATTGTGATCCCCCCGTCCGAGGTAGAGGGCCGCGACCTGCTACGCTCCGTGGCTGCCTTCCAGCGAGAGCTGCTTAGGAAGCGGCGGGAGCGTGAACAGACCAAAGTTGAGATGACCACACGGGGTGGCTACACGGCCCCTGGGAAAG AACTGTCTTTGGAGTTGGGGGGCTCCGAGACGACCCCTGAAGATGACCCCTTGCTGCGGACGGGCTCCGTATTTGGGGGGCTTGTGCGGGATGTGAGGCGCCGGTACCCGCACTACCCCAGTGACCTGCGAGATGCGCTGCACTCCCAGTGTGTGGCCGCTGTGCTCTTCATCTACTTCGCAGCCCTCAGCCCTGCTATCACCTTCGGGGGGCTGCTGG GAGAGAAGACCGAGGGGCTGATGGGCGTGTCGGAGCTGATCGTGTCCACCGCTGTGCTCGGCGTCCTCTTCTCTCTGCTGGGGGCTCAGCCCCTGCTCGTGGTCGGCTTCTCTGGGCCGCTGCTCGTGTTTGAGGAAGCCTTCTTCAAG TTCTGCCGAGCCCAGGACCTGGAGTACCTCACTGGCCGGGTGTGGGTCGGCCTCTGGCTGGTGGTCTTCGTCCTTGCCCTAGTGGCCGCCGAAGGCAGCTTCCTGGTCCGCTACATCTCGCCTTTCACGCAGGAGATCTTTGCCTTCCTCATCTCACTCATTTTCATCTATGAGACCTTCTACAAGCTCTACAAG GTGTTCACAGAGCACCCACTGCTGCCATTCTACCCCCCCGAGGGGGCCCTGGAGGGGTCCCTGGATGCTGGTCTGGAGCCGAATGGCAGTGCCCTGCCCCCCACCGAGGGCCCACCCAGCCCGAGGAACCAGCCCAATACGGCACTGCTGTCACTCATCCTCATGCTCGGGACCTTCTTCATCGCCTTCTTCCTGCGCAAGTTCAGGAACAGCCGCTTCCTGGGGGGCAAG GCTCGCCGCATCATCGGGGACTTTGGCATCCCTATCTCCATCCTGGTGATGGTCCTGGTGGATTACTCCATCACAGACACCTACACGCAG AAGCTGACTGTGCCCACAGGGCTCTCAGTGACCTCTCCCGATAAGCGCTCATGGTTCATCCCACCCCTGGGCAGTGCCCGTCCTTTCCCGCCCTGGATGATGGTGGCAGCCGCTGTCCCCGCCCTCCTCGTCCTCATCCTGATCTTCATGGAGACACAGATCACGGC GCTTATCGTCAGCCAGAAGGCGCGGAGGCTGCTCAAGGGCTCTGGTTTCCACCTGGACCTGCTCCTCATTGGCTCCCTTGGGGGGCTCTGTGGGCTGTTTGGGTTGCCCTGGCTCACGGCTGCCACGgtccgctctgtcacccatgtcAATGCGTTGACAGTGATGCGTACTGCCATCGCGCCTGGTGACAAGCCCCAGATCCAGGAGGTGCGGGAGCAGCGGGTCACTGGTGTGCTCATCGCCAGCCTCGTGG gctTGTCCATCGTCATGGGGGCTGTGCTGCGTCGGATCCCGTTGGCTGTGCTCTTTGGGATCTTCCTGTACATGGGGGTCACGTCCCTGTCTGGTATCCAGCTGTCCCAGCGTCTGTTGCTCATCCTCATGCCGGCAAAGCACCATCCTGAGCAGCCCTATGTGACCAAG GTGAAGACGTGGCGGATGCACCTGTTCACCTGCATCCAGCTGGGCTGCATTGCACTGCTCTGGGTGGTCAAGTCCACGGCGGCCTCACTCGCCTTTCCCTTCCTGCTGCTGCTCACGGTGCCTCTGAGGCATTGCCTTCTGCCCCGGCTCTTCCAGGACAGGGAGCTGCAGGCG CTGGACTCGGAAGATGCTGAACCAAACTTCGATGAGGATGGCCAGGATGAGTACAATGAGCTGCACATGCCAGTGTGA
- the SLC4A3 gene encoding anion exchange protein 3 isoform X3, whose protein sequence is MPCSVILPPPPIACPPARGVHRHTSHHTHHPLSARLPPPHKLRRLPPTSARHTRRKRKKEKTSAPPSEGTPPIQEEGGAGVDEEEEEEEEEEGESEAEPVEPPPSGTPQKAKFSIGSDEDDSPGLSGRAAVTKPLPSVGPRTDKSPQHSSRPCSELRDGDGTTDLALSSPRLLCCLPSSPSPRARASRLAGEKSRPWSPSASYDLRERLCPGSALGNPGGPEQQVPTDEAEAQMLGSADLDDMKSHRLEDNPGVRRHLVKKPSRTQGGRGSPSGLAPILRRKKKKKKLDRRPHEVFVELNELMLDRSQEPHWRETARWIKFEEDVEEETERWGKPHVASLSFRSLLELRRTIAHGAALLDLEQTTLPGIAHLVVETMIVSDQIRPEDRASVLRTLLLKHSHPNDDKDSGFFPRNPSSSSMNSVLGNHHPTPSHGPDGAVPTMADDLGEPAPLWPHDPDAKEKPLHMPGGDGHRGKSLKLLEKIPEDAEATVVLVGCVPFLEQPAAAFVRLNEAVLLESVLEVPVPVRFLFVMLGPSHTSTDYHELGRSIATLMSDKLFHEAAYQADDRQDLLSAISEFLDGSIVIPPSEVEGRDLLRSVAAFQRELLRKRREREQTKVEMTTRGGYTAPGKELSLELGGSETTPEDDPLLRTGSVFGGLVRDVRRRYPHYPSDLRDALHSQCVAAVLFIYFAALSPAITFGGLLGEKTEGLMGVSELIVSTAVLGVLFSLLGAQPLLVVGFSGPLLVFEEAFFKFCRAQDLEYLTGRVWVGLWLVVFVLALVAAEGSFLVRYISPFTQEIFAFLISLIFIYETFYKLYKVFTEHPLLPFYPPEGALEGSLDAGLEPNGSALPPTEGPPSPRNQPNTALLSLILMLGTFFIAFFLRKFRNSRFLGGKARRIIGDFGIPISILVMVLVDYSITDTYTQKLTVPTGLSVTSPDKRSWFIPPLGSARPFPPWMMVAAAVPALLVLILIFMETQITALIVSQKARRLLKGSGFHLDLLLIGSLGGLCGLFGLPWLTAATVRSVTHVNALTVMRTAIAPGDKPQIQEVREQRVTGVLIASLVGLSIVMGAVLRRIPLAVLFGIFLYMGVTSLSGIQLSQRLLLILMPAKHHPEQPYVTKVKTWRMHLFTCIQLGCIALLWVVKSTAASLAFPFLLLLTVPLRHCLLPRLFQDRELQALDSEDAEPNFDEDGQDEYNELHMPV, encoded by the exons CAAGCTGCGGCGGCTGCCCCCCACCTCTGCCCGGCACaccaggagaaagaggaagaaggagaaaaccTCTGCTCCCCCCTCCGAGGGGACCCCTCCCATCCAGGAGGAGGGGGGAGCTGGAGtggatgaggaagaggaagaagaggaggaagaggaaggagaatctgAGGCAGAACCTGTGGAGCCCCCACCCTCAGGGACCCCACAGAAGGCAAAG TTCTCCATTGGAAGTGACGAGGATGACAGTCCAGGGCTCTCTGGGAGGGCTGCTGTCACCAAGCCCCTGCCCTCGGTGGGCCCACGCACTGACAAGAGCCCCCAGCACTCCAGCAG GCCCTGCTCTGAGCTGAGGGACGGTGACGGAACCACCGACCTGGCCCTGTCAAGTCCAAGGCTGCTGTGTTGCCTCCCCAGCTCCCCCAGCCCCCGGGCCCGGGCCTCCCGACTCGCTGGGGAGAAAAGCCGGCCCTGGAGCCCATCGGCCAGTTATGACCTGCGAGAGCGACTGTGCCCAGGCAGTGCCCTGGGCAACCCAGGTGGTCCAGAGCAGCAGGTGCCCACAGATGAGGCGGAGGCCCAGATGCTGGGTTCTGCAGACCTGGACGACATGAAGA GTCACCGACTGGAGGACAACCCTGGTGTGCGGCGACACTTAGTGAAAAAGCCATCCCGGACACAGGGCGGGAGGGGCAGTCCCAGTGGCCTGGCCCCCATCCTTcgcaggaagaagaagaagaaaaagctggACCGGAGGCCTCATGAG GTGTTCGTGGAGCTGAATGAGCTGATGCTGGACCGCAGCCAGGAGCCCCACTGGCGGGAGACAGCCCGCTGGATCAAGTTTGAGGAGGATGTGGAGGAGGAGACAGAGCGCTGGGGGAAGCCCCACGTTGCCTCGCTCTCCTTCCGTAGCCTTCTGGAGCTCAGGAGGACCATCGCCCATG GAGCTGCCCTCCTGGACCTGGAGCAAACCACCCTGCCAGGCATTGCACACCTCGTGGTGGAGACCATGATTGTGTCTGACCAGATCCGGCCGGAGGACAGGGCCAGCGTCCTACGTACCCTGCTACTGAAACACAG CCATCCCAACGATGACAAGGACAGTGGCTTCTTTCCCCGAAACCCATCGAGCTCCAGCATGAACTCGGTTCTGGGGAATCATCACCCAACCCCCAGCCATGGCCCTGATGGGGCGGTGCCTACCATGGCTGATGACCTGGGGGAGCCAGCTCCACTCTGGCCACATGACCCTGACGCCAAGGAG AAGCCCCTCCACATGCCTGGGGGAGACGGTCACCGGGGGAAAAGCCTGAAGCTGCTGGAGAAGATCCCTGAGGATGCTGAGGCCACTGTCGTGCTTGTGG GTTGTGTGCCTTTCTTGGAGCAGCCTGCAGCAGCCTTTGTGCGGCTGAATGAGGCTGTACTCCTGGAGTCTGTGCTTGAGGTCCCTGTCCCGGTCCGCTTCCTCTTCGTGATGCTGGGGCCCAGCCACACCAGCACTGACTATCACGAGCTTGGGCGCTCCATTGCCACCCTTATGTCTGACAAG CTGTTTCATGAGGCTGCCTACCAGGCAGACGACCGGCAAGACCTCCTGAGCGCCATCAGCGAGTTCCTGGATGGCAGCATTGTGATCCCCCCGTCCGAGGTAGAGGGCCGCGACCTGCTACGCTCCGTGGCTGCCTTCCAGCGAGAGCTGCTTAGGAAGCGGCGGGAGCGTGAACAGACCAAAGTTGAGATGACCACACGGGGTGGCTACACGGCCCCTGGGAAAG AACTGTCTTTGGAGTTGGGGGGCTCCGAGACGACCCCTGAAGATGACCCCTTGCTGCGGACGGGCTCCGTATTTGGGGGGCTTGTGCGGGATGTGAGGCGCCGGTACCCGCACTACCCCAGTGACCTGCGAGATGCGCTGCACTCCCAGTGTGTGGCCGCTGTGCTCTTCATCTACTTCGCAGCCCTCAGCCCTGCTATCACCTTCGGGGGGCTGCTGG GAGAGAAGACCGAGGGGCTGATGGGCGTGTCGGAGCTGATCGTGTCCACCGCTGTGCTCGGCGTCCTCTTCTCTCTGCTGGGGGCTCAGCCCCTGCTCGTGGTCGGCTTCTCTGGGCCGCTGCTCGTGTTTGAGGAAGCCTTCTTCAAG TTCTGCCGAGCCCAGGACCTGGAGTACCTCACTGGCCGGGTGTGGGTCGGCCTCTGGCTGGTGGTCTTCGTCCTTGCCCTAGTGGCCGCCGAAGGCAGCTTCCTGGTCCGCTACATCTCGCCTTTCACGCAGGAGATCTTTGCCTTCCTCATCTCACTCATTTTCATCTATGAGACCTTCTACAAGCTCTACAAG GTGTTCACAGAGCACCCACTGCTGCCATTCTACCCCCCCGAGGGGGCCCTGGAGGGGTCCCTGGATGCTGGTCTGGAGCCGAATGGCAGTGCCCTGCCCCCCACCGAGGGCCCACCCAGCCCGAGGAACCAGCCCAATACGGCACTGCTGTCACTCATCCTCATGCTCGGGACCTTCTTCATCGCCTTCTTCCTGCGCAAGTTCAGGAACAGCCGCTTCCTGGGGGGCAAG GCTCGCCGCATCATCGGGGACTTTGGCATCCCTATCTCCATCCTGGTGATGGTCCTGGTGGATTACTCCATCACAGACACCTACACGCAG AAGCTGACTGTGCCCACAGGGCTCTCAGTGACCTCTCCCGATAAGCGCTCATGGTTCATCCCACCCCTGGGCAGTGCCCGTCCTTTCCCGCCCTGGATGATGGTGGCAGCCGCTGTCCCCGCCCTCCTCGTCCTCATCCTGATCTTCATGGAGACACAGATCACGGC GCTTATCGTCAGCCAGAAGGCGCGGAGGCTGCTCAAGGGCTCTGGTTTCCACCTGGACCTGCTCCTCATTGGCTCCCTTGGGGGGCTCTGTGGGCTGTTTGGGTTGCCCTGGCTCACGGCTGCCACGgtccgctctgtcacccatgtcAATGCGTTGACAGTGATGCGTACTGCCATCGCGCCTGGTGACAAGCCCCAGATCCAGGAGGTGCGGGAGCAGCGGGTCACTGGTGTGCTCATCGCCAGCCTCGTGG gctTGTCCATCGTCATGGGGGCTGTGCTGCGTCGGATCCCGTTGGCTGTGCTCTTTGGGATCTTCCTGTACATGGGGGTCACGTCCCTGTCTGGTATCCAGCTGTCCCAGCGTCTGTTGCTCATCCTCATGCCGGCAAAGCACCATCCTGAGCAGCCCTATGTGACCAAG GTGAAGACGTGGCGGATGCACCTGTTCACCTGCATCCAGCTGGGCTGCATTGCACTGCTCTGGGTGGTCAAGTCCACGGCGGCCTCACTCGCCTTTCCCTTCCTGCTGCTGCTCACGGTGCCTCTGAGGCATTGCCTTCTGCCCCGGCTCTTCCAGGACAGGGAGCTGCAGGCG CTGGACTCGGAAGATGCTGAACCAAACTTCGATGAGGATGGCCAGGATGAGTACAATGAGCTGCACATGCCAGTGTGA
- the SLC4A3 gene encoding anion exchange protein 3 isoform X6 produces the protein MTSPLEEDPEPNGALSPGSGYANSRGFGRDPAPSPRDSLASEDLEMFVLDFEDGGLWESVRGQLGPMARPPTCHRLEDNPGVRRHLVKKPSRTQGGRGSPSGLAPILRRKKKKKKLDRRPHEVFVELNELMLDRSQEPHWRETARWIKFEEDVEEETERWGKPHVASLSFRSLLELRRTIAHGAALLDLEQTTLPGIAHLVVETMIVSDQIRPEDRASVLRTLLLKHSHPNDDKDSGFFPRNPSSSSMNSVLGNHHPTPSHGPDGAVPTMADDLGEPAPLWPHDPDAKEKPLHMPGGDGHRGKSLKLLEKIPEDAEATVVLVGCVPFLEQPAAAFVRLNEAVLLESVLEVPVPVRFLFVMLGPSHTSTDYHELGRSIATLMSDKLFHEAAYQADDRQDLLSAISEFLDGSIVIPPSEVEGRDLLRSVAAFQRELLRKRREREQTKVEMTTRGGYTAPGKELSLELGGSETTPEDDPLLRTGSVFGGLVRDVRRRYPHYPSDLRDALHSQCVAAVLFIYFAALSPAITFGGLLGEKTEGLMGVSELIVSTAVLGVLFSLLGAQPLLVVGFSGPLLVFEEAFFKFCRAQDLEYLTGRVWVGLWLVVFVLALVAAEGSFLVRYISPFTQEIFAFLISLIFIYETFYKLYKVFTEHPLLPFYPPEGALEGSLDAGLEPNGSALPPTEGPPSPRNQPNTALLSLILMLGTFFIAFFLRKFRNSRFLGGKARRIIGDFGIPISILVMVLVDYSITDTYTQKLTVPTGLSVTSPDKRSWFIPPLGSARPFPPWMMVAAAVPALLVLILIFMETQITALIVSQKARRLLKGSGFHLDLLLIGSLGGLCGLFGLPWLTAATVRSVTHVNALTVMRTAIAPGDKPQIQEVREQRVTGVLIASLVGLSIVMGAVLRRIPLAVLFGIFLYMGVTSLSGIQLSQRLLLILMPAKHHPEQPYVTKVKTWRMHLFTCIQLGCIALLWVVKSTAASLAFPFLLLLTVPLRHCLLPRLFQDRELQALDSEDAEPNFDEDGQDEYNELHMPV, from the exons ATGACAAGCCCACTGGAGGAGGACCCTGAGCCCAATGGGGCACTGAGCCCTGGGTCTGGGTACGCCAATAGCCGGGGCTTTGGGAGGGATCCAGCCCCCAGTCCTCGAGACTCACTGGCCTCAGAAGACTTAGAGATGTTTGTGCTGGACTTTGAGGATGGTGGCCTGTGGGAGTCTGTCAGGGGCCAGCTGGGCCCCATGGCACGGCCACCAACTT GTCACCGACTGGAGGACAACCCTGGTGTGCGGCGACACTTAGTGAAAAAGCCATCCCGGACACAGGGCGGGAGGGGCAGTCCCAGTGGCCTGGCCCCCATCCTTcgcaggaagaagaagaagaaaaagctggACCGGAGGCCTCATGAG GTGTTCGTGGAGCTGAATGAGCTGATGCTGGACCGCAGCCAGGAGCCCCACTGGCGGGAGACAGCCCGCTGGATCAAGTTTGAGGAGGATGTGGAGGAGGAGACAGAGCGCTGGGGGAAGCCCCACGTTGCCTCGCTCTCCTTCCGTAGCCTTCTGGAGCTCAGGAGGACCATCGCCCATG GAGCTGCCCTCCTGGACCTGGAGCAAACCACCCTGCCAGGCATTGCACACCTCGTGGTGGAGACCATGATTGTGTCTGACCAGATCCGGCCGGAGGACAGGGCCAGCGTCCTACGTACCCTGCTACTGAAACACAG CCATCCCAACGATGACAAGGACAGTGGCTTCTTTCCCCGAAACCCATCGAGCTCCAGCATGAACTCGGTTCTGGGGAATCATCACCCAACCCCCAGCCATGGCCCTGATGGGGCGGTGCCTACCATGGCTGATGACCTGGGGGAGCCAGCTCCACTCTGGCCACATGACCCTGACGCCAAGGAG AAGCCCCTCCACATGCCTGGGGGAGACGGTCACCGGGGGAAAAGCCTGAAGCTGCTGGAGAAGATCCCTGAGGATGCTGAGGCCACTGTCGTGCTTGTGG GTTGTGTGCCTTTCTTGGAGCAGCCTGCAGCAGCCTTTGTGCGGCTGAATGAGGCTGTACTCCTGGAGTCTGTGCTTGAGGTCCCTGTCCCGGTCCGCTTCCTCTTCGTGATGCTGGGGCCCAGCCACACCAGCACTGACTATCACGAGCTTGGGCGCTCCATTGCCACCCTTATGTCTGACAAG CTGTTTCATGAGGCTGCCTACCAGGCAGACGACCGGCAAGACCTCCTGAGCGCCATCAGCGAGTTCCTGGATGGCAGCATTGTGATCCCCCCGTCCGAGGTAGAGGGCCGCGACCTGCTACGCTCCGTGGCTGCCTTCCAGCGAGAGCTGCTTAGGAAGCGGCGGGAGCGTGAACAGACCAAAGTTGAGATGACCACACGGGGTGGCTACACGGCCCCTGGGAAAG AACTGTCTTTGGAGTTGGGGGGCTCCGAGACGACCCCTGAAGATGACCCCTTGCTGCGGACGGGCTCCGTATTTGGGGGGCTTGTGCGGGATGTGAGGCGCCGGTACCCGCACTACCCCAGTGACCTGCGAGATGCGCTGCACTCCCAGTGTGTGGCCGCTGTGCTCTTCATCTACTTCGCAGCCCTCAGCCCTGCTATCACCTTCGGGGGGCTGCTGG GAGAGAAGACCGAGGGGCTGATGGGCGTGTCGGAGCTGATCGTGTCCACCGCTGTGCTCGGCGTCCTCTTCTCTCTGCTGGGGGCTCAGCCCCTGCTCGTGGTCGGCTTCTCTGGGCCGCTGCTCGTGTTTGAGGAAGCCTTCTTCAAG TTCTGCCGAGCCCAGGACCTGGAGTACCTCACTGGCCGGGTGTGGGTCGGCCTCTGGCTGGTGGTCTTCGTCCTTGCCCTAGTGGCCGCCGAAGGCAGCTTCCTGGTCCGCTACATCTCGCCTTTCACGCAGGAGATCTTTGCCTTCCTCATCTCACTCATTTTCATCTATGAGACCTTCTACAAGCTCTACAAG GTGTTCACAGAGCACCCACTGCTGCCATTCTACCCCCCCGAGGGGGCCCTGGAGGGGTCCCTGGATGCTGGTCTGGAGCCGAATGGCAGTGCCCTGCCCCCCACCGAGGGCCCACCCAGCCCGAGGAACCAGCCCAATACGGCACTGCTGTCACTCATCCTCATGCTCGGGACCTTCTTCATCGCCTTCTTCCTGCGCAAGTTCAGGAACAGCCGCTTCCTGGGGGGCAAG GCTCGCCGCATCATCGGGGACTTTGGCATCCCTATCTCCATCCTGGTGATGGTCCTGGTGGATTACTCCATCACAGACACCTACACGCAG AAGCTGACTGTGCCCACAGGGCTCTCAGTGACCTCTCCCGATAAGCGCTCATGGTTCATCCCACCCCTGGGCAGTGCCCGTCCTTTCCCGCCCTGGATGATGGTGGCAGCCGCTGTCCCCGCCCTCCTCGTCCTCATCCTGATCTTCATGGAGACACAGATCACGGC GCTTATCGTCAGCCAGAAGGCGCGGAGGCTGCTCAAGGGCTCTGGTTTCCACCTGGACCTGCTCCTCATTGGCTCCCTTGGGGGGCTCTGTGGGCTGTTTGGGTTGCCCTGGCTCACGGCTGCCACGgtccgctctgtcacccatgtcAATGCGTTGACAGTGATGCGTACTGCCATCGCGCCTGGTGACAAGCCCCAGATCCAGGAGGTGCGGGAGCAGCGGGTCACTGGTGTGCTCATCGCCAGCCTCGTGG gctTGTCCATCGTCATGGGGGCTGTGCTGCGTCGGATCCCGTTGGCTGTGCTCTTTGGGATCTTCCTGTACATGGGGGTCACGTCCCTGTCTGGTATCCAGCTGTCCCAGCGTCTGTTGCTCATCCTCATGCCGGCAAAGCACCATCCTGAGCAGCCCTATGTGACCAAG GTGAAGACGTGGCGGATGCACCTGTTCACCTGCATCCAGCTGGGCTGCATTGCACTGCTCTGGGTGGTCAAGTCCACGGCGGCCTCACTCGCCTTTCCCTTCCTGCTGCTGCTCACGGTGCCTCTGAGGCATTGCCTTCTGCCCCGGCTCTTCCAGGACAGGGAGCTGCAGGCG CTGGACTCGGAAGATGCTGAACCAAACTTCGATGAGGATGGCCAGGATGAGTACAATGAGCTGCACATGCCAGTGTGA